The genomic window GGGAAGAAGAAAAGAGCGAAGCTAACCTGGCAGTGCCAATGCCGTCGACGACGGCGGCGCAGAACCCTTGCCCTGCCCTCCGCGCCCCTGCTCCGGCGGCAGGTCCTTCACCGCACCGTACTCCGCCCTCACCTTGCACCCGGTACGAATCCTCTTgctgcgccaccaccgccgcagcGAGATCAAGATAATACGCAGTCAGAATCCTCGCTAGGGTTTCTGTGCCTCCGAGGAGAGGAAAGGAAGGAGGCAAACTAGGTTACCTCTCGGCGTCGGGCGTGAAGAGGAGGGCGTGCGCGGGGGCGAAGAGGTCCAGGGAGCGCTTCAGCGACCGGAGGCTCAGCTTCTTCAGGGACTGCGGCTCCACCGGGGGCCCGTCCGCCGCCGTCgttgccatcgccgccgccgcagcttaTTTCGCACGGCGAGCGAAACAGCTTCCGTTTCGTTTTGTTTGTTTCGCAGCCGCAGCAAAGGCGGTCTTAGGCTGGGCTGGTTTGAAATGGGCCTCGGCCCATTGAGCCCAGCGGTGTGATGATACTACAGCTCGGCCCAACGGTTTCCTTCTGCTAACCCTGCTCCGACTCCGATCCGTCACGCCACCctcgtcgcgccgccgccgccgcctgctgcgTCCCCGGCCAGCCGCGCGGCCCCGTGGTCTCCTAGCCACAGGtccggcgcctcctcctcctcctcctcctcctcttgtgcTGTGTTTCTTATTAGATATGCTGGTTCTTGAGTTTATTATTCGCATCCTTGAATCGAATGGAATACATTGATGAATCaactggctgatttggtgtaaaGATGAGATGCCCCCTCTATGATTTCGGTCCTAAGCTGTCATGCTTTGGGGAATGGCGATGTCTGCCATGGACCGAGTGCTGGAACACATGAGGATGAGAAGCCTATTCTTCTTGTACTCTGTACCCAGTACCATGCAAACACTGTTTCATGGCCTGATCTCTTTTTTCATCTTGCTAAATTGAAAAAAAAAGGTAACATGCATGAAACAAATACTCTAAGGGTCAGCCCCCTCCATGTGTTGGCTACCATTAAATCTGCTCTTGTTGTATCCTACATATCTGGCACCATTTTTTTACATTGAGTGACGATCTTAGTGTGCATTTTGATTCTGTGGCCGGCACTGTTCTGCTGAGACCAAGGCTGATTAAGTTTTGTAGATCATGTTGTGATTTATTTTCCTACATGGCAGATTCATCGGATAAGCTTCTCTTTGCTTTCTAAATTGATAACTATAGGTCATTCCCCTGGCAATATGTCCAAGCAACTACATAGCAGATAAAAGATGTTGTTTTCTTTGGCAAATGGTTTTATCTATTCGCTTGAAGTGGAATGGCAACTATTACCATGCAGGGATAGTCAGCTAGAGCTAGGTATTGTAAGCAGGAGAGTTTCCTAGTTCTGCTTCAGATCAAATATCCAAGTTTGCCTTAAAAAGATGCTATATTTGTTTCTTTTCGTTCTTTAAAGCTCAACAGGGTTGAAAATCAATTCACGCCTTTTGCGCTGATCCTATAGTCTGTCATACTGTTTGCATCTTTGTTTTAAGCATCCATGATGTGTTACCGATTCACTGATGTGTTACCAATTTATACCAAGGCTTTGTTGCACCCTGTTAACTTGCAGCAGCGAGATAAATCATGGTGATCCCTCCACCAGAAAGGGCAGCTAGAGTAACCCGTTTCCTCAAGCCCTACCTGTTGAGGATGCATTTCACAAACAAGTATGTATCTGCTCAGGTCATCCACACCCCAACATCAACGGTTGCATGTTCTGCAAGCTCACAGGAGAAGCTGCTAAGGCCAAACATGGAGTCAACCCGTGACGTTGCAGCAGCTGCAAAGATCGGAAAGTTGCTTGGTGAACGCATGCTGCTCAAGGGAATACCTGCAGTGTCCATCCACATGAAGAGAGAACAAAAGTACCATGGGAAAGTGAAGGCCGTTATAGATTCAGTCAGAGAATCTGGAGTCAAATTGTTATGATTGTGATGTTGAAAACATTGAACTTACCATTTGTGCAACGACTGAGCTCTAATTCTGAAGTGTTGTTGATCAATGCAAAAATGGCTGGGATGTTGTTGTTTCGAAATTCAGAGCCAAATGGGACATGTTCTAGGTCAATAAAAGGATTTTGTTTGGACTGGgtgccttgtttttctttttgtgtGTGGAATGGACCAGGAATGTTATCTATCTGAAtatatcactatcatcatttatCAGGCGGTTACGGAAGATAAGTGCAGGAGTCTATGTTTTGGAGATGCCATATCTGGTGATATGCAATTCTTACGTTATTTCATAACGATGACCATGTTGAGCTAATGGACCAGTGGTCATGCTGAGGTCACAAATCTAGTTTTTTGTATCGTTGGTACCTGTGTGTTAACATTTGTGATTACCCTGTTATGGTGGCAGATTTGATTGGTGCAATTATGTAGATATGAGACTGAAATCAACCATAAGTTACTGAATCACTGCCGACCAGTGCAAAGAACCACCGGGTCAAAATTCTAGCGTGCTGCCTGAAGCTCTCCTCTGGACACAAGTTATCTGAACCTTGGGTAGATAGAATTCCATCTTACCGGAGCatggaagaaggaaaagaaaagggaaaaTAAAAGGTCTCTGGACTAGACTATATCCAAAGTTACAATGTTTCTCCAGAGCACTCTGATATTAAACTCTTATTATGCACTTCAAACTCAGGGATTGATGGATATACATTAGGAAATAATTACCTGAGGAACAGATATGCAAACAAAAAACTTCGCACAGTCCATGCATGTAAATCAATCAAAGCCATCTTTTACTGTACAGAGTTCGATCACAAAGTAGACAAACGTTTCCTTGAGCAAGTCTTTGAGCAATCCAAGCTCAACACACGTCAGGGACATGCATGCACATCCCCCTTATTTCAAATtcaagcacacatgcacacacacaaCCACAAACCAATCAATAATATCCATCTCTTGATCGATGAGATTCGATGAGAGACGCATACAGATTAAGTCTTAAACACAACCAATTTGGTGGATGCATAGAGCGTCGAACCACCAGTTTATTCTTGAGAGAAATAAACATTCTTGCAAACACAGCACACCATCTAGTGGAGCAACAAATCCTTGATGGTCCAtgttgcagcagcagcaacttGCGGTGGAACTGAAAGTGGCAACACGTGATGCATGACAGGCTTGGCGCCCCCtgagcctacacaaaaataatacaTCGATAATAACGTATAAATGCATGACAAAATACGTACGTGAAGTGAAGAGAAAAAAAGACAGCACGTGTATGTAGAGCACATACAACAGTATACATACATACCTGGATACATGTTTCGATGGCCGATCGTTGGGAGGCGCCTGAGGCCCCAGCAACCTCTGATCCTGACACTCTCGAGCATGGGTGCTGTCATCTTGGCCTCGCAGATGTCTTGCAGACTGAAGAGATCATGCAGGAGGACGTGCTTCAGATTGGGGAATTCCTTCACCGGATCAGCTTCTCTGTATTGTTGAGGCACGTTGACATCATCATCCCATGGGAAGACCTGCTTGAGGTCACCACACTGAGTGATGTGGAGAGTCTCCAATCTAGGCAAGTGTGTGGAGCGTGTGACAATGGGAGGGCAAACTTGAGCCTGGGACACTCGTGCAAGTGTATGCTCTCTAGTGCTAGAAAGCTGCTTCTGTCATCATCAATTGATCCTTTGCTCCAAATGCAGGCAGCTGCAGAGAGGTCTGACGCCCAAATGGTCTCCAGATTTGAAAATCCGTACTGAAAACTAGAGGCAAACACTGGCTCTGTTCGCTTAAGCTTATCAATCAGAATCAGTCCTACTTTTTCAGCCatagaacagtgttttctcttacaacaaattagCCCTACAAATCAATCGTAGCAGCAATAAGTCCTGCGGAACAGGAGCACTGTCTCTAACTTTGGGCACCTCTCCACAAGGCACCATTCGAGTACAAATATGAAGTAGTACCGACTATCAAGTGGGCGTTTGGGTGTAACAGCAAGGATGCATGAATTATCATGCACGTGTAAGGAGTAAATGCGCTTCAGTGTCACATAGGGGCTGATTGGTTGCACGCGGGAGGCCATCCTGAGTCCCATCCCAGCACCGTTCGGTGCACTTGGCTGTGTTTGGATGCCTATCTCGTATCATTTTTCTGCTCCGTCTCATTCATCTTCACCCCTCCGTCCCGCATAGATCCGTCTTCTCGATTCCCACTTCCCTCGCGATGCAGGATGACGCGATGCACCCATGATACAGAGGCCCATGTGTCATACACTCAAAACTCCCATCCATGTatgcaaccaaacaagatctCATCTCGTACTGGACCAgcaacaaagacaaccaaacatgACTGGATGCACGATTTGAGCATGCATCTCACCATCCTGGACCGGCTCTCCATCCCAGCTCTCCATCACCAAAGCAACCAATCACCCCCATAATGAATGGCTTTGATTCCCTTGTCGCTCTCCACATCTGTGATGCTAATACCCTCACCAATTTCCATATGGCGATGCAAGGGTGGAGGCAATTTCATCTCATTATCATAAGCAGATGAGATCTCCTCAAGCATGgcatcactgtagcagcatggtttGGGGATAATCCTATTCACTTTTGATTTCCCACTACTACCGGCAGGTGGTACGTGCAGATCCAGATAAAGGTTTCTAGTTATCATGTCATTTTCATATGCATCTCCACTGAACAACAAGGACTGAATGATCCTTGCATCTCCCGTGACAACATAATTCATGTGTTGGATGGGTGAGGGGTCAGAATAATGGGGACATATGTCCTCTGTTTCGAAGGTGTCAATGCATAGAGCTTCCAGTTCCCTTGCTTCTTTCCACCAGTGTTGCACGCAGCTGCTTGCAGCCTATCAGGAACACCTTCTTCAGCCCTTTCACCTGCACAACCTTATCACTGAGGTCAACTCTTCTGACTGATGTGCTCGATAGGTTCAGCTCCTCAAGGCCAGGCAGTTCTCCACACAACAAGAAACTCTCTAAATGTGCACAACCGGCCAAAGATATCTTCAAAAGTTTGTCCGACCTTACACCTAAGCTGAATGTTTCAAGTGCTGGAGGTAGTCCTTCAGAGTCAATATGATCCAACCCAGCACAGCCATCTAGGACCAGAGTTCTCAGGCAAGTTGCAGAAGAAAAGCTTGGCAAAACTTGTAAGGTAGTATTACCAGACAGATCGAGGAGCTCCAACTTCTCCATGTCTGTGAATTCATCTTTTTTGCCTGTCTCCCAAGAGCTGGTAGGCTCGATTACTCGAAGCTTGCGGAGGTTCTGTAGTTGTCTCCAAGCAAGGTGGTTGTGCCAAATCCTTCCCTTCTTTATATGAACCTCTCTAATGTTTGATGACATCTGCTCTGCAAGATCTTGCCATAGATTGAACTCCCAATCCGTGTGGCTTATATCCAGCATCCATAGGCTCTGGAAAAATTCCATTATTGGTCTCCCTTGCTTGTCCTCCTCTTCCTGCCCTTGATCTTCACAGTGGTGTAATCCGAGGAATCTTAGGTTACGGCAACAATGGAAAGGAGGCACATTAAAGCTGAAATTGCATCCAGAAAGATACAACACACGTAGTCTTTCTGATTGCTGAAACATGTCACATGGTAATGTTGTGTATAATCTGCCTTTAGAAACAAGGAAAAATGATGTTAAATTCCGAGATAGTGCAGTTAAGTTTTCCTTTTCTCCACTGTCAGATGTATAGGTGACTGACTTCCAAACATCTGTGGATTCATGACCCTTAAACCTTACTGGACGAGAGGACAATTCCATTCTTTGCACTTGTTTATGGAGAGCGGTGGAAACCTCCCAGGATTCATCATCTAACTGACCTTGTTGTCCAATGATCCCATCGCAAACCCAATAGTTGGAAGCGTGGGTAGCCCAGTTGTAGTCCATGGTAGTGCCACCCATTTCATGCAACCACAAGATATATGTGATACACTTGGCAGCTATTTCTATGGTGATGCTCTGCTTATGTTGGATGTGTTTGACAACATCTCTGGCCTCTTCCAATATTAATTGAGCAGTGTCATGATCAAACGACCAATCAATATCTTATAGATATAGAGATGTGAACTATCcacctttttcttttatttctggGTTGACCCGAAGCCTTCCTCTGAAGGTCCACGGTACTTTATTGTTAGTGCTATTACTAAGCCACTCGGGATAAGGGAGGAAGCCAAAATCTGCCATGTCAGTTGTATTGTCACTTCCGTTGTGAAAAACCACCAAACAACTAAGGTCCCTGACGGTTTGATATATCTCTCTGGTGACCTCTGCTATCTCAACTCTAGAGCCTTCATCTACTCCGCTGAAATCATCCTCCTTGTCTTGCCTATCAAAAGTGTCAGTCACCGGACGGCGTTGaacaccgacggcgaggtcacgaACGCAGAGGTGGAAGATCAAGAACGCACGCAAACGCTGGACACAGAGTTTTGGTGCTGCAAATAGCGGCAACGTTTTCTGTTGTGTATTGCTTCTATTTATTGGAATTACAAAGCAGAGCTGTACAAGCCACGGCCGCACGATCACGCAGAATGCGCACATCCATCCCCATGCGCCGTAACAGCCGGCCATGGCTTGCATGCTCAGGTTCATGGCGAGCGAATCTCGTCCACTACCTCCTACGCACACGAACACCACATGCCGGTCCTCGTGTGCATGCAAAACTGAATAACTAACATGCTATGCTATGCAATGGACTACACAGGATTACTAACAAATTCTCCTCCTAATTCTTGTGTAGTCCCTGTACATCAACGACTCCAATTCTGGAACGTAACTCGCAAAAGCGTTCACGCCCCAGAGCTTTAGTGAGAATGTCCGCCAGCTGCTCCGTCGTTCCAATGGACTGAAGCCTCACCCTGTCTTCCTCCACGCATTCACGAATGAAATGAAAACGAACATCGATGTGCTTACTGCGATCGTGGAAGACGGGGTTCTTGCTGAGCGCGATGGCAGACTCGTTG from Miscanthus floridulus cultivar M001 chromosome 11, ASM1932011v1, whole genome shotgun sequence includes these protein-coding regions:
- the LOC136491603 gene encoding uncharacterized protein, whose product is MVIPPPERAARVTRFLKPYLLRMHFTNKYVSAQVIHTPTSTVACSASSQEKLLRPNMESTRDVAAAAKIGKLLGERMLLKGIPAVSIHMKREQKYHGKVKAVIDSVRESGVKLL